Proteins co-encoded in one Pocillopora verrucosa isolate sample1 chromosome 1, ASM3666991v2, whole genome shotgun sequence genomic window:
- the LOC131770929 gene encoding uncharacterized protein encodes MLLKRYSFPCRYSDMIPIFGRPVPELCMICNTVTDWIYAHHSHRITQWNRTILNPPELEKYAEAVFNQGAPLSNCFGFVDGTVRPITRPGENQRLLYNGHKRVHGLKFQSVVLPNGLISHLYGPVEGRKHDAAMLAESGLYNSLRTHAVSTTGQPMCIHGDPAYPLRIHLQAPFRQRVLTLQQQAYNGSMSAVRSSVEWLFSDIVNYFKFLDFKKNLKIGLSQVGKMYIVCAVLQNVLTCLYGNSTSQFFDVDPPSLEDYFS; translated from the exons ATGCTTCTGAAGCGATATTCCTTTCCTTGTCGATACTCAGACATGATACCTATTTTCGGAAGGCCAGTACCAGAACTTTGCATGATATGCAACACCGTAACAGACTGGATTTATGCACATCATAGCCACAGAATCACACAATGGAACCGAACCATTTTAAATCCACCAGAGCTGGAAAAGTACGCGGAAGCTGTTTTTAACCAAGGGGCGCCACTAAGCAATTGCTTTGGTTTCGTAGACGGAACTGTGCGGCCAATTACTCGACCCGGGGAAAACCAGCGATTGTTATACAACGGCCACAAACGCGTACATGGATTGAAATTTCAGTCCGTGGTCCTACCAAATGGGTTGATTTCACACTTGTATGGTCCAGTAG AAGGAAGGAAGCATGACGCAGCAATGTTGGCAGAGTCAGGCCTTTACAACAGTCTTCGGACACATGCTGTCTCAACAACCGGCCAACCGATGTGTATCCATGGGGATCCAGCTTACCCACTTCGGATACATCTTCAGGCACCTTTCCGGCAGCGAGTACTGACTCTCCAACAGCAAGCTTACAATGGTTCCATGAGTGCAGTCCGCTCCTCCGTTGAATGGCTTTTTTCtgatattgtaaattattttaaatttcttgatttcaaaaagAATCTCAAGATTGGGCTTAGCCAAGTAGGCAAAATGTACATCGTCTGTGCAGtccttcaaaatgttttgacatGTTTGTACGGTAATTCAACATCCCAGTTTTTTGACGTAGACCCACCTTCCCTAGAGGATTACTTTTCCTAA
- the LOC131770932 gene encoding golgin subfamily A member 6-like protein 7 codes for MASNTKPQIMNWTEEHDSVFCREIIFVNPFSAKKKSVQRSALWQKVADTLNGITDPVFYVDKRSVRDHIGVLVQRFKRKEAKELKESGTNPTKTEVDVAIEQIIAMEESADEQHDLEDGEKKDKMEGDRLKAEEMRRTAMETMGKTQKRKSEEGQSKVKKCRRSGGETVEFLKLKAEQDMNVKKQELDLRKQEQEQMVEAQNQQRDMFKQMIKQQQEQQKQMHDMQSLLMLQQQQQTTALMKIIETLVPK; via the exons ATGGCCTCAAACACCAAACCGCA GATTATGAACTGGACGGAGGAACATGATTCCGTTTTTTGCCGAGAAATAATCTTTGTAAACCCATTCAGTGCTAAGAAGAAATCCGTTCAGCGAAGTGCCTTGTGGCAAAAAGTGGCGGATACCCTAAACGGCATCACAGATCCTGTTTTTTATGTGGATAAACGCTCAGTTCGAGACCATATTGGGGTTTTGGTCCAACGATTCAAACGAAAGGAGGCTAAGGAATTGAAGGAAAGCGGTACGAACCCTACGAAAACAGAAGTAGACGTAGCCATAGAACAGATTATTGCCATGGAAGAGTCTGCCGATGAGCAGCACGACCTGGAAGACGGCGAAAAGAAGGACAAGATGGAGGGAGACAGACTGAAAGCAGAAGAAATGCGTAGGACTGCTATGGAGACAATGGGGAAAACTCAAAAGAGAAAGTCCGAGGAGGGgcagagcaaagtaaagaaatGCAGAAGAAGTGGGGGTGAAACGGTTGAGTTTCTTAAACTTAAAGCGGAGCAAGACATGAATGTTAAGAAGCAAGAATTGGATTTGAGAAAACAGGAGCAAGAGCAGATGGTTGAAGCACAAAATCAGCAAAGGGATATGTTCaaacaaatgataaaacaacaacaggaaCAACAGAAGCAAATGCATGACATGCAATCCTTATTAATGCTCCAACAGCAGCAGCAAACTACAGCATTGATGAAGATTATTGAAACACTAgttccaaaataa
- the LOC131770904 gene encoding acid-sensing ion channel 2 has translation MTTKFCACQSPSHRRKIADDTFSFDEDKDAEELQPLPNGFSHEHENENENDSVPCLSSNEAETTPQGDRRRRIKHVWDYYLLHNTLHGLHYVFDTKSIWRKVIWIAILLSAGGAFINEVKTSITQYFEYPFSTLATVDYPNKIVLPAISICDLRDIRKTILTSAKFRRGRSAQGNSTEHNPERVLGDVLEDAFSILDDILISCVLKRGVNESREVPCDREDFTLFLSSDGHTCYTLNYGGENRTLLETDNVGLKYGLHLVLNTKPLEEGKTYGGSGVKVILHQQGELPLKRVGFHVPPGYVTFVDMKKEKLTNLRNPFSTNCGGKTLDYFPAYSRNKCFLEGLTKHVSHKCDCRGWFMPETKDNFTLCSLNKTINCMWPAWEEFESRMNSPVDCPVDCEKVSYEAQLSQTLYLPQKLVPVKQKYEKLTQGRNLPNDTDEVIKFMLDYYVVLKFFFSELRIDVFEQTPSYGFFKLVGDAGGQLGLVLGASFITLLEVIDLFVMVVVSWLKSKYGGKSTDV, from the exons ATGACTACGAAATTTTGTGCGTGTCAGTCACCATCGCATCGACGAAAAATTGCTGACGATACATTTTCCTTTGACGAGGACAAAGATGCCGAAGAACTTCAACCATTACCCAATGGGTTCTCTCACGAACATGAAAACGAGAACGAGAATGACAGTGTACCATGTTTATCCAGTAACGAGGCTGAGACTACGCCTCAGGGTGACCGTCGACGAAGAATAAAACACGTTTGGGATTATTATCTGCTGCATAACACTTTACATGGCTTGCACTACGTTTTCGACACGAAGTCAATTTGGCGCAAAGTTATCTGGATTGCGATACTGTTAAGCGCCGGTGGAGCATTTATCAACGAGGTCAAAACTAGTATAACTCAGTATTTCGAGTATCCGTTCAGTACACTCGCCACTGTTGACTACCCTAATAAGATTGTACTTCCAGCAATTTCGATTTGCGATCTGAGAGACATCAGAAAAACTATACTAACGAGTGCAAAGTTTCGGAGGGGAAGAAGTGCGCAAGGAAATTCAACCGAGCATAATCCGGAACGTGTATTGGGGGATGTTCTGGAAGACGCTTTCTCGATCTTAGACgacattttaatttcttgtgttttgaaGCGAGGGGTGAACGAGAGTAGAGAAGTCCCTTGTGATCGCGAAGACTTTACCTTGTTTCTGTCTTCGGATGGGCACACATGTTACACGCTAAATTACGGGGGTGAGAACAGGACGCTTTTGGAAACGGATAATGTCGGGCTGAAGTACGGTTTACATCTGGTGTTGAACACGAAGCCTCTGGAGGAGGGGAAAACTTATGGCGGCAGCGGGGTCAAAGTTATTCTTCACCAGCAAGGAGAACTTCCCCTAAAGCGGGTAGGATTTCATGTTCCTCCTGGTTACGTGACGTTTGTggatatgaaaaaagaaaag CTCACAAATCTTCGTAATCCTTTTAGCACAAATTGTGGTGGAAAAACGTTGGATTATTTCCCCGCTTATTCcagaaataaatgttttctaGAAGGACTAACTAAACATGTCTCTCACAAGTGTGACTGCAGAGGTTGGTTTATGCCAG AAACGAAGGATAATTTTACACTGTGTTCGTTGAACAAGACCATCAATTGTATGTGGCCAGCTTGGG AGGAATTTGAATCCAGGATGAATAGCCCGGTTGATTGTCCAGTAGACTGCGAGAAGGTGTCATATGAAGCGCAGTTGTCTCAAACTCTTTACTTGCCACAGAAACTGGTTCCAGTAAAGCAAAAATACGAGAAACTCACACAAGGCAGAAACTTACCTAATGACACGGACGAAGTTATTAAATTTATGTt AGACTACTACGTTGTGTTAAAGTTCTTCTTCAGCGAGCTTAGAATCGATGTTTTTGAGCAAACCCCTTCCTATGGCTTCTTCAAGTTAGTAG GTGACGCTGGTGGCCAGCTGGGACTCGTGCTTGGGGCAAGTTTCATCACGTTGTTGGAGGTTATTGATCTGTTTGTCATGGTCGTTGTCAGTTGGTTAAAGTCAAAGTATGGCGGCAAAAGCACAGATGTGTGA